A single window of Methanoregula sp. DNA harbors:
- a CDS encoding SIR2 family protein, with the protein MTGKEKIYPNPPIPPQLIEAINNNQFAIFFGAGTSMMIGCSSWERMAEKLIERCFTTPKKDDSRSTCITYKEQEALLKMKDPKKIITICQYILHKNGSEKEFFNQIQDCLIPNQDLLDKQNIYNELDGLRGLFITTNIDAHFDKKFHPSRILIHKEDFDPSTLDESKLYHIHGSISDWSTVVITVKDYFERYNDEKFKIFLQKIFDEKTILFIGYGLNEFEVLDFLITKSGIPVSKEPKHFILLPYYRGEDNILEFEEQYFRQMGISVIPYMKDEKGYGQLFDVIKKWNQEIILQSRFLHATHEELKNAANNYTPSVEGKIFQLITNDKTLEFEFFRQLSKTENPFPWVIPLKNSGYFNPKNNPSTTEGFGSYWIIMAVLENVAKLNSEKPSEEITGEIIQIIDSIIEYRDENNNRIENIFTDRHVVRIIFLLPFDSINANHLDFINTCLHSYHDRILIAGEIGDTIIPRLLAHNNKSLLLKILEILLDFEKSKKPTFEKYPSVLGEYYLQVVMEKYTIKILTTCGIECIDVAIRKIESVVREDPSQFHEVWLPSITEKSDVKERYDTQIIHFIWIGFKLLGPTQIRDHVSELLKKEHSIFKRLAISAINEYYPELNDLFWSIEHNPLNEFHVKHELYELLKQHCNKFSDQQIKKVIEWIETQTYHEDKISDDPLVQGKYLAYHKKEWLSALLPKGDPQVEDLFAKYQSINPAELKHPGRSFVIEHFSGLPSPIPKEDLLNKTNVEIVQYLNNFQGDEYGPEISRHSLCDIFRVCIIENPQKFLQDLDPFLNLNRLYQYELLIGLSEAWRKENNFKWAGIFKFINSILESEEFWTEVYNEGESNYRNWIISRIANLIEEGTVKDSHLFELHLLPEAEKILLLLARRAESDLFTGGDLVNSVLNSNKGSIYSAIVNYSLCYGRHYRKDSDIRWPESIKKEFEQRLDPSVEPSVEFSVTLGKYLPYLCYLDKEWVRRNINRIFPKDNEIHWNAAFTAYLFYSKIFKNIYSMLKANGHYSRAINTEFKDPHINENLVRHICIVYIEDIEKTDDGQSLISQLLFSWNFTQIIELIHFLKWYGQKVTPEKRQMVLPLWEIIFSKIVSDEKNPDNIRLLSGLNDWICLIDDLSDEICERLKVSVKYIRSHDFGFVEELIRHSDKKPKCAGEIFLNMIEAGHFFDYQQELIKKFVTILYEKGERKIADAICNQYLRVGFEFLIPIYEQNQNP; encoded by the coding sequence ATGACTGGAAAAGAAAAAATTTATCCAAATCCTCCCATTCCTCCACAACTTATTGAAGCAATTAATAACAATCAATTTGCGATTTTTTTCGGTGCTGGAACATCCATGATGATTGGATGTAGCAGTTGGGAGAGAATGGCGGAAAAGCTCATCGAACGGTGTTTCACCACTCCAAAAAAAGATGATTCTCGATCTACCTGTATAACTTATAAAGAGCAAGAAGCTCTTTTGAAGATGAAAGATCCTAAAAAAATAATCACAATCTGCCAATATATCCTTCATAAAAATGGTTCTGAAAAGGAATTTTTTAACCAAATTCAGGATTGTCTAATACCAAACCAAGATCTTCTCGACAAACAAAATATCTATAACGAATTGGATGGTCTTCGAGGATTATTTATCACAACGAATATTGATGCCCATTTCGATAAAAAATTTCATCCATCAAGAATTCTGATTCATAAAGAAGATTTTGATCCGAGTACACTCGATGAATCCAAGCTCTATCATATTCATGGTTCGATTTCTGATTGGTCGACCGTTGTTATAACGGTTAAAGATTATTTTGAACGCTATAATGATGAAAAATTCAAGATATTTTTACAAAAAATCTTTGACGAGAAAACCATTTTATTCATAGGATATGGCCTGAATGAATTTGAAGTATTAGACTTTTTAATCACAAAATCAGGAATCCCCGTCTCGAAAGAACCCAAACATTTCATTTTACTTCCGTATTATAGAGGTGAAGATAACATTCTCGAATTCGAGGAACAATATTTTCGACAAATGGGGATTTCGGTCATACCCTACATGAAAGATGAAAAAGGATATGGCCAATTGTTTGATGTGATAAAAAAATGGAACCAGGAAATTATTCTTCAATCCAGATTTTTACACGCTACTCATGAGGAATTAAAAAATGCAGCAAATAATTACACGCCCTCAGTTGAAGGAAAAATATTTCAGTTGATAACCAATGATAAGACTCTTGAATTTGAATTTTTTAGACAACTGTCCAAGACAGAAAATCCGTTTCCTTGGGTTATACCACTGAAAAATTCCGGCTATTTTAATCCCAAAAACAATCCTTCCACAACTGAAGGTTTTGGATCCTATTGGATTATTATGGCGGTTCTGGAAAATGTCGCGAAATTGAATAGTGAAAAACCTTCAGAAGAAATCACTGGAGAGATCATTCAAATTATCGACTCAATAATTGAATATCGTGATGAAAACAACAATCGTATTGAAAATATATTTACAGATCGCCATGTGGTTCGAATCATTTTTTTACTTCCGTTCGATTCAATCAATGCGAATCATTTAGATTTCATAAACACTTGCCTGCACTCATACCACGACCGGATTCTTATTGCGGGAGAAATTGGAGACACAATTATTCCCCGCCTTCTCGCACATAATAATAAAAGTCTCTTACTCAAAATTCTGGAAATTTTATTAGATTTTGAAAAGAGTAAAAAACCTACTTTCGAGAAGTATCCCTCTGTACTGGGTGAATATTACCTTCAGGTCGTGATGGAAAAATATACTATAAAGATCCTCACGACTTGTGGGATTGAATGTATCGATGTAGCAATAAGAAAAATCGAATCCGTTGTGCGAGAAGATCCTTCGCAATTCCATGAAGTATGGCTACCCTCAATAACCGAAAAAAGCGACGTAAAGGAACGATATGACACTCAAATAATTCATTTCATATGGATTGGTTTCAAACTTTTAGGTCCAACACAGATCAGAGACCATGTATCAGAATTATTGAAGAAAGAACACTCAATTTTCAAACGATTAGCAATTAGTGCTATCAATGAATATTACCCCGAACTCAATGATCTTTTCTGGAGTATTGAACATAACCCTCTAAATGAATTTCATGTTAAGCATGAATTGTACGAATTACTGAAACAACATTGTAACAAATTCTCGGATCAACAAATTAAGAAAGTGATTGAGTGGATTGAAACTCAAACATATCATGAAGATAAAATATCTGATGATCCACTCGTTCAGGGAAAATATCTTGCATATCACAAAAAAGAATGGCTTTCTGCATTACTACCAAAAGGTGATCCACAGGTCGAAGATCTTTTTGCAAAATATCAATCAATCAATCCAGCGGAACTTAAACACCCAGGACGAAGTTTTGTTATTGAACATTTTTCAGGACTTCCAAGTCCGATCCCCAAGGAAGATCTCCTCAATAAAACTAACGTAGAAATCGTTCAGTATCTCAACAATTTTCAAGGTGACGAATATGGCCCAGAAATTTCAAGGCATTCTCTTTGTGATATTTTTCGGGTATGCATCATAGAAAATCCCCAAAAATTTTTACAAGATTTAGATCCCTTCCTGAATCTCAATAGGCTGTATCAATATGAATTGCTCATTGGATTGTCAGAAGCATGGCGAAAAGAGAATAATTTCAAATGGGCGGGAATTTTTAAATTTATTAATTCTATTCTTGAATCTGAAGAATTTTGGACGGAAGTCTACAATGAAGGTGAATCAAATTACAGAAATTGGATAATCTCTCGCATTGCAAATTTAATAGAAGAGGGAACAGTAAAGGATTCGCATTTATTTGAATTACATCTTCTTCCCGAAGCCGAGAAAATATTATTGTTACTCGCCCGAAGAGCTGAATCTGATCTTTTCACGGGGGGAGATCTCGTCAATTCTGTGTTAAATTCGAATAAAGGTAGTATCTATTCTGCAATTGTGAACTATTCGTTGTGTTATGGCCGTCACTATCGGAAAGACTCTGATATCCGCTGGCCCGAATCAATAAAGAAAGAGTTTGAACAGCGCCTTGATCCAAGCGTTGAGCCTTCAGTAGAATTTTCAGTAACACTAGGAAAATATTTACCGTATCTTTGTTATCTGGATAAGGAATGGGTACGGCGAAATATTAACCGGATTTTCCCTAAAGACAATGAAATTCACTGGAATGCCGCCTTTACTGCATATTTGTTCTATTCAAAAATCTTCAAAAATATTTACAGCATGCTTAAGGCAAATGGCCATTATTCGAGGGCTATTAACACGGAATTCAAAGATCCCCACATTAATGAAAATCTCGTTCGCCATATCTGTATTGTTTATATTGAGGATATTGAAAAAACCGACGACGGGCAAAGTTTAATTTCTCAACTACTCTTTTCGTGGAATTTTACGCAAATAATAGAACTGATACACTTTTTAAAATGGTATGGACAGAAAGTGACCCCGGAAAAACGACAGATGGTTTTACCATTGTGGGAAATAATATTTTCAAAAATCGTTTCAGATGAGAAAAATCCCGATAATATACGCTTATTATCAGGATTAAACGATTGGATATGTTTAATTGATGATTTATCCGATGAGATCTGCGAACGATTGAAGGTCTCTGTCAAATATATCAGATCTCATGATTTTGGATTTGTTGAAGAGCTGATCCGTCATTCTGATAAAAAACCAAAATGTGCCGGTGAAATTTTTCTGAATATGATTGAAGCCGGTCATTTTTTTGATTATCAACAGGAACTTATCAAAAAATTTGTCACAATTCTCTATGAAAAAGGGGAAAGAAAAATTGCCGATGCGATATGTAATCAATACTTGCGTGTCGGATTTGAGTTTCTCATTCCTATCTATGAACAAAATCAAAATCCATGA
- a CDS encoding CPBP family intramembrane metalloprotease, with product MVGMQVKYGFLDRPQGILCLAFVTYFLWVTVTFLLEGRILTLLRPEAAIDRIVYTIIANIMIGSVLALLIVRHGITTEIISLNSGGFQPLRRTLVAVVIGLILGVLVLLLQHPASLDPVVFLNIYAQVFTVTVAEIAVCWIVVGSIIEGVLSQKGKGIAVMSGILLSSILFGIYHFAHSPPFNQPAMIGFLTIIGLVTGLVYFIGRDVYATIVFHNFFGCIGVMQSLSASGLLTAYSRPLVPVIGMAVLSFLVFAGIDYLYIRKKIPPI from the coding sequence TTGGTAGGAATGCAGGTGAAATACGGTTTTCTGGACCGGCCTCAAGGGATCCTGTGTCTTGCATTTGTCACCTATTTTCTGTGGGTGACCGTAACATTCCTGCTGGAAGGCAGGATTCTTACCCTGCTCAGACCTGAAGCGGCCATCGATCGGATTGTATACACGATTATTGCGAATATCATGATAGGTTCCGTCCTGGCACTTCTTATCGTTCGCCATGGAATAACCACGGAGATCATTTCCCTTAATTCCGGAGGATTCCAACCGTTGCGACGAACTCTCGTCGCAGTTGTGATTGGATTAATTCTCGGTGTTTTGGTACTGCTTCTCCAGCACCCGGCATCTCTCGATCCTGTCGTTTTCCTGAATATCTATGCCCAGGTGTTCACGGTAACCGTTGCCGAAATCGCGGTGTGTTGGATCGTTGTCGGATCAATCATCGAAGGAGTTCTTTCACAAAAAGGAAAAGGTATTGCTGTCATGAGCGGCATTCTCCTGTCAAGTATTCTTTTCGGGATATACCACTTCGCTCACAGCCCGCCCTTCAATCAACCCGCCATGATTGGATTTCTTACCATCATCGGACTTGTGACAGGGCTGGTTTATTTCATCGGACGGGATGTGTATGCTACGATAGTTTTCCATAATTTCTTCGGATGTATCGGAGTCATGCAATCCCTCTCTGCATCAGGGCTCCTTACTGCATATTCCCGGCCACTTGTACCGGTGATTGGAATGGCTGTACTATCATTCCTAGTATTCGCAGGAATTGACTATCTGTATATTCGGAAGAAGATACCACCGATATAG
- a CDS encoding DNA N-6-adenine-methyltransferase — protein MTVPPALLSHASTEHYTPQYILDAVIACMGAIDLDPCSNSHEIPNVPAARHYTIQDNGLIQPWEGRVFINPPFGPGVEVWFSKLYQERFAGRTTEAIVLWKSATETAAWKTLTVLSCRVCFPSARIRFMGPGDSSGSTFSPALFYVGEGPRRFEKAFAGMGPVWVVPGK, from the coding sequence GTGACCGTGCCCCCTGCCCTACTCTCCCATGCCAGCACCGAGCACTACACCCCGCAGTATATCCTCGATGCCGTCATCGCGTGCATGGGCGCGATCGACCTCGACCCGTGCAGCAACAGCCACGAGATCCCGAACGTGCCCGCAGCGAGGCACTACACAATCCAGGACAACGGACTCATCCAACCGTGGGAGGGGCGGGTCTTCATCAATCCTCCTTTCGGGCCCGGGGTCGAGGTGTGGTTTTCGAAGCTATATCAGGAGCGGTTTGCGGGCCGGACTACAGAGGCGATCGTGCTCTGGAAATCGGCGACCGAGACTGCTGCATGGAAGACGCTGACGGTATTGTCGTGCCGGGTGTGTTTTCCATCGGCGAGAATACGGTTCATGGGGCCTGGGGATTCAAGCGGGTCCACGTTCTCGCCGGCGCTGTTCTATGTTGGGGAAGGGCCAAGGAGATTCGAGAAAGCGTTTGCTGGGATGGGGCCGGTGTGGGTGGTACCGGGGAAATGA
- a CDS encoding ATP-binding cassette domain-containing protein: MSDVIHASGLTKSFGRNTAVDHISFDVRKGEIFGFLGPNGAGKTTTTRMLTGVIPPDAGSATILGHDIRAEAVLAKQGFGVVPETSNAYADLTAWQNLMLMGELYGLPRTRAEKRSNDLLGMVGLHERKDQKVEAYSKGMKQRLILTMALIHEPELLFLDEPTSGLDVESTRMILALLRDLNAQGTTIFLTTHNMEEANRLCHRVGIIRAGTMAAIDAPEKLKAAINRLHTIEVSFNREVPADALAGIAGVTSAERTGDKWQVTAENRDVVIRSLVEFSRQQGAGIVTLNTLAPSLDEAFLRLTKGGKL, encoded by the coding sequence ATGAGCGATGTCATCCACGCCTCAGGGCTGACGAAAAGTTTTGGAAGGAACACTGCCGTGGACCATATCTCGTTCGATGTCAGGAAGGGAGAGATCTTCGGCTTTTTAGGCCCGAACGGGGCGGGCAAGACCACGACGACACGGATGTTGACCGGTGTCATTCCGCCCGATGCCGGGTCCGCCACCATTCTCGGCCATGACATCCGGGCCGAGGCTGTCCTGGCAAAACAGGGATTTGGCGTCGTGCCGGAGACATCGAACGCCTACGCGGACCTGACCGCATGGCAGAACCTGATGCTGATGGGCGAGTTGTACGGTCTTCCGCGTACCCGGGCAGAGAAGCGTTCAAACGACCTGCTCGGCATGGTAGGGCTCCATGAACGCAAGGACCAGAAGGTGGAGGCGTACTCCAAAGGCATGAAGCAGCGGCTCATCCTCACAATGGCACTGATCCATGAACCGGAACTCCTCTTCCTCGATGAGCCCACGAGCGGCCTCGATGTCGAGAGCACCCGGATGATCCTCGCCCTGCTCCGCGACCTGAACGCACAGGGCACGACAATTTTTCTCACCACGCATAACATGGAGGAGGCAAACCGGCTCTGCCACCGGGTCGGCATTATCCGGGCTGGGACGATGGCGGCTATCGATGCACCGGAGAAACTCAAAGCCGCGATCAACCGGCTGCACACCATCGAAGTGAGCTTTAACCGTGAGGTGCCTGCAGATGCCCTTGCAGGAATTGCCGGCGTGACCAGTGCGGAGCGGACCGGGGACAAGTGGCAGGTTACCGCAGAGAACCGGGATGTCGTTATCCGTTCGCTCGTGGAATTCAGCCGGCAGCAGGGTGCAGGTATCGTCACGCTGAACACGCTGGCCCCGTCGCTCGATGAAGCGTTTCTCCGGCTGACAAAGGGAGGAAAACTATGA
- a CDS encoding DNA methyltransferase → MRSIPTVNYPLDRFLGGTVSNAGAPQINGNNHSNFSDPAFSSNKTQPIHRWVPWIAGFSKEFVNDSIHKYIEEKGTILDPFAGVGTTLVESHITGNDSIGFEINPYAYFACKTKINSLQINEERFNDEIERFSSYYLKNLNSKYHVQSTVPDGFKTKIDFYSPKVLRKVLILMDFIQTLEDQNISDLFKLAFTSTMVKYSNYSYEPSLGTRRGSGKADIEDYDVRDITVQKLLEFLKDIAWIKKTLANQRIPTSTIINDSFFNYEKYLSRKTIDLIITSPPYLNNYHYNRNTRPQIYWLGFAHGPKDMKPLEESNFGNFWQTVRDKEEIGLIFDLPKIDLMDKLAQIKKINPEKGVYGGSGWANYAISYFNDCYRFSKGIEFTLKKGGTALVVIGNSILQGVTIPTDEYFAKIAESVGLEIVEIHIPRSKRIGNSIIQSEVRVSKATKGHRLYEAVVELRKS, encoded by the coding sequence ATGAGATCCATCCCTACTGTAAATTACCCATTAGATAGATTCTTAGGCGGAACTGTATCGAATGCGGGGGCTCCTCAAATAAACGGAAACAATCATTCAAATTTTTCCGATCCTGCCTTTTCCAGTAATAAGACTCAACCCATTCATCGCTGGGTTCCATGGATCGCTGGCTTTTCGAAAGAATTCGTTAATGATTCGATTCACAAGTATATCGAGGAAAAGGGAACCATATTAGATCCTTTCGCGGGTGTAGGAACAACACTTGTTGAATCTCATATAACCGGAAATGATTCTATCGGATTTGAGATAAACCCGTACGCATATTTTGCCTGCAAAACCAAAATTAACAGCCTCCAGATAAATGAAGAAAGGTTCAATGACGAAATCGAGCGGTTCTCCTCATATTATCTGAAAAATCTGAATTCGAAATATCATGTTCAGAGCACGGTGCCGGATGGCTTTAAAACAAAGATTGACTTTTACAGCCCAAAAGTCCTGCGGAAAGTCCTGATTTTAATGGATTTTATTCAGACACTTGAAGATCAAAACATCTCGGATCTGTTCAAACTTGCTTTCACTTCCACGATGGTGAAATATTCAAATTATTCATACGAGCCCAGCTTGGGAACCCGAAGAGGTTCGGGCAAAGCGGATATCGAGGATTACGACGTAAGAGATATCACGGTTCAAAAACTTCTTGAATTTCTAAAAGACATCGCATGGATCAAGAAGACATTGGCTAACCAGAGAATTCCAACATCGACGATAATTAATGATTCATTTTTCAATTACGAAAAATACCTGTCGAGGAAAACGATTGATCTCATCATCACTTCACCACCTTACCTGAATAATTATCATTACAACCGGAACACACGCCCTCAGATCTATTGGCTTGGTTTCGCCCATGGCCCCAAGGATATGAAACCATTAGAGGAATCCAATTTCGGAAATTTCTGGCAGACGGTCAGGGACAAAGAAGAAATCGGTCTAATCTTCGATCTTCCCAAGATTGATTTAATGGACAAATTGGCGCAAATTAAGAAAATTAATCCCGAAAAAGGAGTATATGGCGGGAGTGGCTGGGCAAATTATGCCATATCATATTTCAATGATTGTTATAGATTTTCAAAAGGAATAGAATTCACATTGAAAAAAGGAGGAACCGCACTCGTTGTAATCGGAAACAGTATATTGCAGGGTGTCACGATTCCGACCGATGAATATTTTGCAAAAATCGCAGAGTCAGTGGGTCTTGAGATTGTTGAAATTCATATTCCAAGATCTAAAAGAATTGGTAATAGCATTATCCAGTCGGAGGTCAGGGTTTCAAAGGCGACCAAGGGACACAGGTTGTATGAGGCTGTCGTTGAATTAAGAAAATCATAA
- a CDS encoding DUF262 domain-containing protein, whose amino-acid sequence MKSTLFKEVSYSLSKLILDIEMGEIGLPDIQRPFVWTPTKVRDLFDSMYKGFPVGYLLFWSNSLADGSRQIGTDTKQKVPKLLIVDGQQRLTSLYSVLKGKPVMTQDFKPLSINIAFRPRDEYFEVTDAAIRKNPEFIPDISQLWSKEILWTRFVKDFISRLKEHHELSEKEEDEIIEKIDALRDLQNYPFTAMELSYNVDEEQVADIFVRINSKGVILNQADFILTLMSVFWDQGRADLEKFCRASRQPTTNTSSSFNYFIEPAPDQLLRVAVGLGFKRARLQHVYSLLRGKDLDTGQFSDERRVSQFAVLKNSQEIVLNLQNWHEFLKALMRAGYRSKVMITSEMAVIYAYTMFLIGKTDYKVEPFELRNCIARWFFMTSLTGRYTTSPEGAMEADLARLRNVKDGVGFYAVLNQIINDTLTEDYWNITLPNDLATSSARSPSLFAYYAALNLLDAKVLFSKMKVPELLDPAIKAKKSSTERHHLFPKNYLKTLGIKDTKEINQIANFALVEWLDNIGIMDDAPSTYLPKYLGRFSEPEITSMYYWHALPKNWETLDYSTFLDQRRKMMANVIRAGFTELSKGNE is encoded by the coding sequence ATGAAATCAACATTATTCAAGGAAGTCAGTTATTCATTATCAAAATTAATTCTAGATATCGAAATGGGGGAAATCGGATTACCTGATATTCAACGTCCCTTTGTCTGGACACCAACAAAAGTCCGTGACCTTTTCGATTCGATGTATAAGGGATTTCCAGTAGGATATCTCCTATTTTGGTCAAATTCACTGGCTGATGGGTCTCGGCAAATCGGAACCGACACAAAACAAAAAGTACCGAAATTGCTGATTGTTGACGGGCAACAGCGATTAACATCGCTTTATTCCGTATTGAAAGGCAAGCCAGTGATGACACAGGACTTCAAACCCCTATCAATTAATATTGCATTCCGGCCCCGGGATGAATATTTTGAAGTTACCGATGCCGCGATTAGAAAAAATCCCGAATTTATTCCTGATATTTCTCAACTCTGGTCAAAAGAGATTCTATGGACCCGTTTTGTGAAAGATTTTATTTCCAGATTAAAAGAACATCACGAGTTATCTGAGAAAGAAGAAGATGAGATAATAGAAAAAATCGATGCCCTCCGCGACCTCCAGAATTACCCCTTTACTGCAATGGAATTATCATATAACGTTGATGAGGAACAAGTTGCTGATATCTTCGTAAGAATAAATAGCAAAGGAGTCATCCTCAACCAAGCCGATTTCATTTTAACCCTCATGTCTGTCTTTTGGGATCAGGGCCGGGCAGACCTCGAAAAGTTCTGTCGGGCTTCACGTCAACCTACAACAAACACATCATCATCCTTCAATTATTTTATCGAACCTGCACCAGATCAGTTATTACGGGTCGCAGTTGGTCTTGGCTTTAAACGGGCGCGCCTCCAGCATGTATATTCACTACTGAGAGGTAAAGATCTCGATACCGGTCAATTCTCAGATGAACGCCGGGTCTCCCAGTTTGCAGTCCTCAAAAATTCACAGGAAATTGTCCTGAACCTACAGAACTGGCATGAATTTTTGAAAGCCCTCATGCGGGCGGGGTACAGAAGTAAAGTCATGATCACATCAGAGATGGCTGTAATCTACGCATATACGATGTTCTTGATCGGAAAAACAGATTATAAGGTTGAACCGTTTGAACTCCGAAACTGTATCGCCCGTTGGTTCTTTATGACATCACTAACCGGGCGCTATACAACATCTCCAGAAGGTGCCATGGAAGCCGACCTTGCCCGGTTACGGAATGTGAAGGATGGAGTAGGATTTTATGCGGTATTGAACCAGATTATCAACGATACATTAACCGAAGATTACTGGAATATTACACTGCCCAATGATCTTGCCACATCATCGGCACGGAGCCCGTCGCTGTTTGCCTATTATGCCGCACTCAACTTGTTAGATGCAAAAGTTCTCTTTTCGAAGATGAAAGTGCCCGAGCTCCTTGACCCGGCGATAAAAGCGAAAAAATCATCGACAGAACGACATCATCTCTTCCCAAAGAACTATTTGAAAACGCTTGGAATTAAGGATACAAAAGAGATCAACCAGATCGCAAATTTCGCGCTTGTTGAATGGCTTGATAATATTGGTATCATGGATGATGCACCATCAACTTATCTCCCAAAATATCTTGGAAGATTTTCTGAACCTGAAATTACTTCGATGTATTACTGGCATGCTTTACCGAAAAACTGGGAAACCCTTGATTACTCAACATTCCTTGACCAACGGAGGAAAATGATGGCAAATGTGATCCGGGCTGGATTTACGGAACTAAGTAAGGGGAATGAGTAA
- a CDS encoding Eco29kI family restriction endonuclease — translation MLDYQDYILPNILETSVIQEAIDFFTTRQMIDLPLTDSFTDVGVYALYYFGDFENYRPISTINKDAKTLDAFFPIYVGKAVPQGSRTARTKKSIKKSLFNRLEEHSKSIQSASNLDINDFKCRFTILRDNEIDLIVPLESELIRRYAPLWNSCVSGFGIHHPGSGRYKQKKSEWDTLHPGRYFADKLTGKELNLDAIKDKISEYTKKL, via the coding sequence ATGCTTGATTATCAAGATTATATCCTCCCGAATATTTTAGAGACAAGTGTCATTCAGGAAGCAATTGATTTTTTCACAACGCGTCAAATGATCGATCTGCCACTTACCGATTCATTCACAGATGTAGGTGTTTATGCCCTGTATTATTTCGGCGATTTCGAAAATTATCGTCCGATATCAACAATAAATAAGGATGCTAAAACTCTGGATGCTTTTTTTCCCATCTATGTAGGGAAAGCAGTACCTCAAGGATCAAGAACGGCAAGAACGAAAAAATCTATAAAGAAATCTTTGTTCAATAGACTGGAAGAGCATTCCAAAAGCATCCAAAGTGCCTCCAATCTTGATATCAACGACTTTAAATGCAGATTTACGATTTTAAGAGACAATGAAATTGATCTGATTGTCCCTCTCGAATCGGAGTTAATCCGCCGGTATGCACCGTTGTGGAATTCATGCGTGTCTGGATTCGGGATACATCACCCGGGATCTGGAAGATACAAACAAAAGAAATCCGAATGGGATACTCTTCATCCTGGTAGATATTTTGCTGATAAACTGACGGGAAAAGAATTGAATCTTGATGCAATAAAGGACAAGATTTCAGAATATACCAAAAAATTATGA
- a CDS encoding ferredoxin — translation MIVTIDRSTCVSCGSCWDTCPGFFEQNPDDTFSQVIERFRFNGDPAQGNPPADLNDCARDAADLCPVQIIKIEVL, via the coding sequence GTGATCGTCACCATTGATCGATCAACCTGCGTAAGCTGCGGCTCCTGCTGGGACACCTGCCCGGGCTTCTTCGAGCAGAACCCTGACGATACGTTCAGCCAGGTAATTGAGAGATTCAGGTTCAACGGGGATCCTGCACAGGGTAATCCTCCGGCGGATCTGAACGATTGTGCGCGGGATGCTGCGGATCTTTGCCCTGTGCAAATCATCAAAATTGAAGTACTCTGA
- a CDS encoding ABC transporter permease encodes MNPAGLSEQVRRSWAIAKKDIRIYYMKGPVLIFGVFMPLFMFLAFLMGGRQLPLSFLISGLVGMTLFFTATAVSPAIFPWEGSAKTLERLASCPVTVEAIVLGDMIASLLFGIGITLITVLIGFALGLPLLHGLTLLSAIVIAAICFSAVGMLLAVPPTNTPSNIMMLSSLVKFPLVFISGIFVPLEQMPFWGIVLSVISPLTYFTDLVRYSFTGTHFFPVWADLMALAVFTLAITAITMVLHKKTMPKRM; translated from the coding sequence ATGAATCCCGCGGGATTATCGGAACAGGTGCGGCGGTCCTGGGCGATCGCAAAGAAGGATATCCGGATCTATTACATGAAAGGCCCGGTGCTCATCTTCGGGGTCTTCATGCCGCTCTTTATGTTCCTTGCGTTCCTGATGGGGGGCCGGCAGCTCCCGCTCTCGTTCCTCATTTCCGGGCTGGTCGGGATGACCCTGTTCTTTACGGCCACTGCGGTATCCCCGGCCATCTTCCCATGGGAGGGCTCGGCAAAAACACTTGAACGACTCGCGTCATGTCCCGTTACGGTCGAAGCGATTGTCCTCGGTGACATGATCGCGTCCCTCCTCTTCGGGATCGGGATTACGCTGATTACCGTTCTCATCGGATTCGCGCTCGGGCTGCCGCTTCTCCACGGCCTTACGCTGCTTTCAGCCATCGTCATCGCCGCCATCTGCTTCTCAGCTGTCGGTATGCTGCTCGCGGTGCCCCCGACGAACACACCCTCAAACATCATGATGCTCTCGTCGCTCGTCAAGTTCCCGCTTGTCTTCATCTCGGGCATCTTCGTCCCGCTGGAGCAGATGCCGTTCTGGGGCATCGTACTCTCCGTCATCTCCCCACTTACCTACTTCACCGATCTTGTCCGGTATTCGTTTACCGGGACGCACTTCTTCCCGGTCTGGGCCGATCTCATGGCACTCGCGGTTTTCACGCTGGCAATTACCGCCATCACGATGGTTCTGCACAAGAAGACCATGCCGAAGAGGATGTAA